The following are from one region of the Salvia hispanica cultivar TCC Black 2014 chromosome 1, UniMelb_Shisp_WGS_1.0, whole genome shotgun sequence genome:
- the LOC125192508 gene encoding uncharacterized protein LOC125192508 — MASIGIPTAGKLTTGRPSLHPANKPNQNFTPIRTKKFKPPRQFPSASIGPTLPPAHHGSDESIDSRDPPAKIDSWLQDSVPDIVKNLKQAPLLVQIYSGLDGGVRIETEKAVAEEWPAAREGWRSGESKSPDGLIFVEELERGSELGEESESESKLGVTKAWGIVVQGKGAECGPACYLLKTDRVCAGVGLGFCTHFCLMKVNNFRDSALDQFKDSWLLQ; from the coding sequence ATGGCGTCGATCGGGATCCCCACCGCCGGAAAATTAACGACCGGCCGCCCCTCTCTTCATCCCGCAAACAAACCTAATCAAAATTTCACCCCAATCCGAACGAAGAAATTCAAACCCCCACGGCAATTCCCCTCCGCATCGATCGGGCCAACACTTCCCCCAGCTCATCACGGAAGCGATGAATCGATCGATTCGCGCGATCCTCCGGCGAAAATCGATTCCTGGCTGCAGGATTCGGTGCCGGATATTGTTAAAAACCTAAAACAGGCGCCGCTGCTGGTGCAAATCTATTCCGGATTGGACGGCGGGGTGAGGATTGAGACAGAGAAGGCCGTGGCGGAGGAATGGCCGGCGGCGAGAGAGGGGTGGCGGAGCGGGGAATCGAAGTCGCCGGATGGATTGATCTTCGTGGAGGAGTTAGAGAGAGGGAGTGAATTGGGGGAGGAATCGGAATCGGAATCGAAATTGGGGGTGACGAAGGCATGGGGGATTGTGGTGCAGGGGAAGGGGGCGGAGTGTGGGCCCGCGTGCTATTTGCTGAAGACGGATCGGGTGTGTGCGGGTGTAGGGTTAGGGTTCTGCACCCACTTCTgtttgatgaaggtgaatAATTTTAGGGATTCTGCGCTGGATCAGTTCAAGGATTCTTGGCTGCTGCAGTGA